One bacterium DNA segment encodes these proteins:
- a CDS encoding nucleotide exchange factor GrpE: AHAELDNVRKRARREIAEAQTFAVADVLRDLLDVLDNFERAAGAAAANGDAEAVRSGVALIHGRLREILGARGLTPIPTAKGDPFDPGIHEAVMQMDGEGVESGAVLEVAQAGYRLGDLVLRPCRVVVAR; the protein is encoded by the coding sequence GCGCACGCCGAACTGGACAACGTGCGCAAGCGCGCCCGGCGCGAGATCGCCGAGGCCCAGACCTTCGCCGTGGCGGACGTCCTGCGCGACCTGCTCGACGTGCTGGACAACTTCGAGCGGGCGGCCGGGGCCGCGGCCGCGAACGGCGATGCCGAGGCCGTCCGCAGCGGGGTCGCCCTGATCCACGGCCGCCTGCGCGAGATCCTCGGGGCGCGCGGCCTGACCCCCATCCCGACGGCGAAGGGCGACCCGTTCGATCCGGGGATCCACGAGGCCGTGATGCAGATGGACGGGGAAGGCGTCGAATCCGGCGCCGTGCTGGAGGTGGCGCAGGCCGGCTACCGCCTCGGGGACCTGGTGCTGCGGCCGTGCCGCGTCGTGGTGGCTCGCTGA